In Streptomyces canus, one DNA window encodes the following:
- a CDS encoding ATP-binding SpoIIE family protein phosphatase, with amino-acid sequence MDSTPPPSSASPFDMVSSALGQYMPVDGAAAAAGSADPQGDNAARRDVSDNPTPAGQEQILGAVNLDRDLRITRCNLDAPVFAGVEATAGSPFVDLLPPSDVPTVTRRLRQVLETGEPHVARVQRLRRGDGSELVVSMSILAAAAPQEGLTVSLIAMARRLHLYAAETAIGTSLDIGETAQSLAESLLAWGDVTAIDLDFAVWTGEAVTEQPQGRLRLRRAALVPDRAWPEGYVTAGDDLPGDASRLLAQAIRRDDAAQAIVIPDRKAIEQVLDSPRLVRALVPGDQAAAVVCIPLVLDGTPPVVLGVAEVWRRADRPFADSELFDLQELVARTSHHVDLARQHQREHTQVLALQRRLLPRSGGDTIQTASVYQPATPDSAGVGGDWVNSFPLPDGRTALVVGDVVGHGLGAAATMGQLSMEARALLSAGLAPDEVLEHLDETVSLLDDADSGLAAGYSALGSTCCIAVYDPVSHHVAVASAGHLPPVLVPLDGPAGPVAIRPHPGLGAEFALREPYDVHAFRAPPGSLLALYTDGLVEDPALSIDEGIDRLTDAVSSVHPWDTLDQAARRVVSAVAPTRRRDDVTLLIARMIGYRKEDTATWRLPARGDAAARARTLVSELLGQWSAREHTRDSVLLVVDELVANAVRFAGGPITVRLIRTGHGLLCEVGDTGNGRPRLGPGGLLDDAGRGLHVVHGLTTRWGVRWTDTGKVVWAWVER; translated from the coding sequence ATGGACTCCACCCCACCCCCCTCGTCTGCGTCACCGTTCGATATGGTCAGCAGCGCTTTGGGGCAGTACATGCCAGTCGACGGAGCGGCAGCGGCCGCCGGTTCCGCCGACCCGCAGGGGGACAACGCCGCCCGTCGAGACGTATCCGACAACCCGACCCCCGCCGGTCAGGAGCAAATCCTCGGCGCGGTCAATCTGGACCGGGATCTGAGAATCACCCGCTGCAATCTCGACGCCCCGGTCTTCGCGGGGGTGGAGGCCACGGCCGGGAGCCCTTTCGTCGATCTCCTGCCTCCCTCGGACGTACCGACGGTCACCCGGCGCCTGCGGCAGGTCCTCGAGACCGGTGAGCCGCACGTCGCCCGGGTCCAGCGCCTGCGACGCGGCGACGGGTCGGAGCTGGTGGTCTCGATGAGCATCCTGGCCGCCGCGGCGCCTCAGGAGGGCCTGACCGTCTCCCTGATCGCCATGGCCAGGAGGCTGCACCTCTATGCCGCCGAGACCGCGATCGGCACCTCGTTGGACATCGGCGAGACCGCGCAGTCGCTGGCGGAGTCCCTGCTGGCCTGGGGTGACGTGACCGCCATCGACCTCGACTTCGCCGTGTGGACGGGTGAGGCGGTCACCGAGCAGCCGCAGGGGCGCCTCCGGCTGCGGCGGGCGGCCCTGGTGCCGGACCGGGCGTGGCCCGAGGGCTACGTGACCGCGGGCGACGATCTTCCCGGCGATGCGAGTCGACTGCTGGCGCAGGCCATACGGCGTGACGATGCCGCGCAGGCCATCGTCATACCCGACCGAAAAGCGATCGAACAGGTGCTCGACAGTCCTCGGCTGGTACGTGCCCTGGTGCCCGGCGACCAGGCGGCGGCCGTGGTGTGCATACCGCTGGTCCTGGACGGCACGCCGCCCGTCGTCCTGGGTGTCGCGGAGGTCTGGCGGCGGGCGGACCGCCCCTTCGCGGACAGTGAGCTCTTCGACCTGCAGGAACTGGTGGCCAGGACCTCCCACCACGTGGACCTGGCCCGTCAGCACCAGCGCGAGCACACACAGGTACTGGCCTTGCAGCGCCGACTGCTGCCACGGTCCGGCGGCGACACCATCCAGACGGCCAGCGTCTACCAGCCCGCCACCCCCGACAGCGCGGGTGTCGGCGGCGACTGGGTGAACAGCTTTCCGCTGCCGGACGGCCGTACCGCGCTGGTGGTCGGAGACGTCGTCGGGCACGGGCTGGGCGCCGCGGCGACCATGGGACAGCTGAGCATGGAGGCCCGCGCCCTGCTGTCAGCGGGGCTGGCTCCCGACGAGGTGCTGGAGCACCTGGACGAGACCGTGTCGCTGCTGGACGATGCGGATTCCGGGCTGGCGGCCGGTTACAGCGCCCTCGGGTCGACCTGCTGCATCGCCGTGTACGACCCGGTCAGCCACCACGTGGCAGTGGCCAGCGCCGGCCACCTCCCCCCGGTCCTGGTACCCCTGGACGGACCTGCCGGCCCGGTCGCGATACGCCCCCACCCCGGACTGGGCGCCGAGTTCGCGCTGCGGGAGCCGTACGACGTGCACGCGTTCCGTGCGCCCCCGGGCTCGCTGCTCGCCCTCTACACCGACGGCCTGGTGGAGGATCCCGCCCTGTCGATCGACGAGGGCATCGACAGGCTGACGGACGCCGTGTCCTCGGTGCACCCGTGGGACACCCTGGACCAGGCCGCACGGCGCGTGGTCTCGGCGGTCGCGCCGACGCGTCGGCGCGACGACGTGACTCTGCTGATCGCCCGCATGATCGGTTACCGCAAGGAGGACACCGCGACGTGGCGTCTACCCGCCCGCGGCGACGCGGCCGCCCGGGCCCGCACACTGGTCTCCGAGCTGCTGGGGCAGTGGAGCGCCAGAGAGCACACCAGGGACAGCGTGCTGCTGGTGGTCGACGAACTGGTCGCCAACGCGGTCCGCTTCGCCGGCGGACCCATCACGGTACGGCTGATCAGGACCGGCCACGGGCTGCTGTGCGAGGTGGGCGACACCGGCAACGGCAGGCCGCGGCTGGGCCCGGGCGGGCTCCTCGACGACGCCGGCCGTGGCCTTCACGTAGTGCATGGGCTCACCACCCGGTGGGGGGTCCGGTGGACGGACACCGGGAAGGTGGTGTGGGCTTGGGTCGAGCGGTGA
- a CDS encoding 3-oxoacyl-[acyl-carrier-protein] synthase III C-terminal domain-containing protein produces the protein MANSAGWPTAPLFNPHHAPGGPPGLHFDSEKVLASFLGIDTRAAQWMKEQHTDPNEFGLGCLHQPSVPFVRTFCERMGIQPDAVVPTFHRTGNMGAATLLLQLAHAAGQGR, from the coding sequence ATGGCGAACTCCGCGGGCTGGCCGACTGCCCCCCTCTTCAACCCCCACCACGCCCCCGGCGGCCCGCCGGGGCTGCACTTCGACTCCGAGAAGGTCCTCGCCTCCTTCCTCGGCATCGACACCCGCGCCGCACAGTGGATGAAGGAACAACACACCGACCCGAACGAATTCGGCCTCGGCTGTCTCCACCAGCCGTCCGTCCCGTTCGTCCGCACCTTCTGCGAACGCATGGGCATTCAGCCCGACGCGGTCGTGCCCACCTTCCACCGCACCGGCAATATGGGCGCAGCCACCCTCCTCCTCCAACTTGCCCACGCCGCTGGCCAAGGCCGGTGA
- a CDS encoding glutaredoxin domain-containing protein — MMRAWILPMLLVLSGSAVATGQIFKGSPGTAAALLLVFLALAGVNSPLIFPRSIGAQEAQCRSAVDGRPVVFWRPGCKYCIRLRIRLGRSGRQLHWVNIWRDPAGAAAVRAANDGNETVPTVVVAGRPHTNPDPAWVREQLTPYA, encoded by the coding sequence ATGATGCGCGCTTGGATCCTGCCGATGCTGCTTGTGCTCAGCGGCTCAGCCGTCGCGACTGGGCAGATCTTCAAGGGGAGCCCCGGCACAGCCGCAGCACTCCTGCTGGTGTTCCTGGCGCTCGCCGGCGTCAACTCACCCCTGATCTTCCCGAGGTCGATCGGTGCGCAGGAGGCACAATGCCGCAGCGCGGTCGACGGCCGACCGGTCGTCTTCTGGCGGCCGGGCTGCAAGTACTGCATACGACTGCGCATCCGGCTGGGCCGCAGTGGCCGCCAGTTGCACTGGGTCAACATCTGGCGCGACCCGGCAGGAGCCGCAGCGGTGAGAGCAGCCAACGACGGCAACGAGACCGTGCCGACCGTCGTCGTGGCGGGCCGGCCACACACCAACCCCGATCCCGCATGGGTACGCGAACAGCTCACCCCTTACGCGTGA